In the Chlorobium limicola DSM 245 genome, one interval contains:
- the tmk gene encoding dTMP kinase — protein sequence MLITFEGIDGAGKSTQIRKLQKLLIGAHIDSITLREPGGTEVAEKIRQILLESRHEISPIGELLLFSASRAELVQQVILPAIDNGTTVILDRFFDSTIAYQGYGREIDQVMLQTIITLSTFSLQPDITFYLDISPENALMRKFSEKSLPIAFDESELDRMERSGLDFFRKVRQGYLDIIHKNERRFVLLDALDDPQMIHKRIIASLKERFPVFSGIKTR from the coding sequence ATGCTCATAACGTTTGAAGGAATCGATGGGGCGGGAAAATCCACACAGATAAGAAAACTGCAGAAACTGCTGATCGGCGCGCATATCGACTCGATAACACTGCGAGAACCCGGAGGCACAGAGGTCGCGGAAAAGATCCGGCAGATTCTGCTTGAAAGCCGTCACGAGATCAGTCCGATAGGTGAATTGCTCCTCTTTTCTGCCAGTCGCGCAGAACTTGTCCAACAGGTGATCCTGCCGGCCATCGACAATGGAACTACGGTTATCCTCGACCGATTTTTCGATTCGACAATCGCATATCAGGGTTATGGAAGAGAAATCGACCAGGTCATGCTGCAGACCATCATTACGCTTTCAACCTTTTCCCTGCAACCGGACATTACCTTTTATCTCGATATTTCTCCCGAAAACGCTTTGATGAGAAAATTTTCTGAAAAATCGCTCCCTATCGCTTTCGATGAAAGTGAACTTGACAGAATGGAGCGATCGGGCCTGGATTTTTTTCGTAAGGTGCGCCAGGGATACCTCGATATCATCCATAAAAACGAGCGGCGATTTGTCCTGCTCGACGCCCTTGACGATCCGCAAATGATCCATAAACGCATTATCGCATCGCTTAAAGAACGCTTCCCTGTTTTTTCGGGAATCAAAACCCGCTGA
- a CDS encoding beta-phosphoglucomutase family hydrolase yields MSNVFKGAIFDLDGVITGTAKVHSLAWESMFNSFLKSYAEVNNEPFVPFDPVHDYHKYVDGKPRMEGVKSFLASRNIELPFGELDDISEKETICGLGNRKNTLFTEILIKEGPEVYTSSVELIENLIAKGIRIGIASSSRNCRMILQLARLEHLFETRVDGEVSIEMNLKGKPNPDIFVTAARNLGLEPHECVVVEDAISGVQAGSRGNFGMVLGIAREIEGTKLKEEGADIVVRDLGEITLEDIEQWFSDGLEKDCWNLSYDSFIARDEKLREALTSIGNGYLGVRGAYEGVAASHYHYPGTYIAGIYNRLPTDVHGQTVFNNDFVNCPNWLPIEFRIGGGDFIDPFAQKILSYRQNLDLRNAVMEREIVIQDNLGRISRINSRRFASMADPHRCALRFSLRPVNYTATVEFRSAIDGTIQNKGVARYNELSSDHLEHIEGSCDKEIMALHVRTSQSHYGIATAAKTRATCHGQPAATERTENTCERYISQSFRMQLSPDKSCTIEKLVAIHTSLDHNGKLSPLAAAKQSLQTDETFDSLLQDHIAAWEKIWLEAGLSLEGDRFSLKVLRLHTYHLMCSASLHNRNIDAGITARGLNGEAYRGHIFWDEIFILPFFNRTFPEISRALLMYRYNRLDAAREYARENGYRGAMYPWQTADDGQEDTQIIHFNPKSGSWGPDLSRKQRHVSIAVFYNTWSYIYNSGDTAFLDEYGAELMFEIARFWASIATFSKETGKYHIEGVMGPDEFHETLPGSGVEGIKDNSYTNIMVVWLFEKAVEISETIDETALRNLLEKIHLGFDELQKWRDISTSMNILIDSEGILEQFDGYMSLKELDWVHYRSTYGNIHRMDRILKAEGDTPDHYKVAKQADVLMTFYTLAPSEVAHLLEKNGYSVPDPGKLVRENYAYYEPRTSHGSTLSKVVHSIISSYLDDGHETAWKWFLEALKSDINDTQGGTTQEGIHSGVMAGTLDTVVRYFAGISFENGMLNVNPNLPAHWKKLDLNVCFRENSYAITLTPESITVMLRNSENEEAPACIAGEPVTLQKGTSVAMA; encoded by the coding sequence ATGAGCAACGTATTTAAAGGTGCAATTTTTGATCTTGACGGAGTGATCACCGGTACGGCGAAAGTTCACAGCCTTGCCTGGGAATCCATGTTCAACTCGTTTCTGAAAAGTTATGCCGAAGTGAACAATGAGCCATTTGTTCCATTCGATCCGGTTCATGATTATCATAAATATGTTGACGGAAAACCCCGCATGGAAGGCGTAAAAAGCTTTCTGGCTTCACGCAATATTGAGTTGCCGTTCGGAGAACTCGACGATATTTCCGAAAAAGAGACCATATGCGGTCTTGGAAACAGGAAAAACACTCTTTTTACCGAAATCCTGATCAAGGAAGGCCCTGAAGTTTATACATCATCGGTAGAACTGATTGAAAATCTGATAGCAAAAGGCATCCGCATCGGCATTGCGTCTTCAAGCCGAAACTGCCGGATGATCCTGCAGCTTGCCAGGCTTGAGCATCTTTTCGAAACGAGAGTCGATGGAGAAGTTTCCATAGAAATGAATCTGAAAGGGAAACCGAATCCGGATATTTTCGTTACTGCAGCAAGAAACCTTGGACTGGAACCGCATGAATGCGTCGTAGTCGAGGACGCCATATCCGGAGTACAGGCTGGATCTCGCGGAAATTTCGGTATGGTACTCGGCATTGCAAGGGAGATAGAGGGAACGAAACTGAAAGAAGAGGGTGCGGATATCGTCGTCAGGGACCTCGGAGAGATCACTCTTGAAGATATTGAGCAGTGGTTCAGCGATGGCCTTGAAAAAGATTGCTGGAACCTTTCCTATGACAGCTTTATCGCCCGTGACGAAAAACTCAGAGAGGCACTTACCTCTATAGGTAACGGATACCTTGGAGTCAGGGGTGCTTATGAAGGAGTGGCCGCTTCGCACTACCACTATCCCGGCACCTACATCGCCGGCATCTATAACCGTCTGCCAACGGATGTGCACGGGCAGACCGTATTCAACAATGATTTCGTTAACTGTCCGAACTGGCTGCCGATAGAGTTCAGAATAGGCGGCGGCGATTTCATCGATCCGTTTGCACAGAAAATCCTCAGTTACCGCCAGAACCTCGACCTGCGGAATGCGGTTATGGAACGGGAAATCGTTATTCAGGACAATCTGGGCAGAATCAGCAGAATCAACAGCCGTCGCTTTGCAAGCATGGCCGATCCGCACCGTTGTGCCCTTCGCTTCAGCCTCCGTCCGGTCAACTATACGGCAACCGTCGAGTTTCGCTCCGCAATTGACGGCACCATTCAGAACAAGGGTGTTGCCCGGTACAATGAGCTCTCCTCCGATCACCTCGAACATATCGAAGGAAGCTGTGATAAGGAGATAATGGCTCTGCACGTCCGCACAAGCCAATCGCATTACGGCATTGCGACAGCTGCAAAAACAAGAGCGACCTGCCATGGACAGCCTGCTGCAACCGAACGTACGGAAAACACCTGTGAACGCTATATCAGTCAATCTTTCAGGATGCAGCTCAGCCCCGATAAAAGCTGCACTATCGAAAAACTCGTTGCCATCCATACCTCTCTGGATCATAACGGCAAGCTCAGTCCACTCGCTGCAGCAAAACAATCGCTGCAGACAGATGAAACCTTTGATTCGCTGCTGCAGGATCATATTGCAGCATGGGAAAAAATCTGGCTGGAAGCAGGCCTTTCTCTCGAAGGCGACCGCTTCAGTCTGAAAGTACTTCGCCTGCACACCTATCACCTGATGTGCTCTGCTTCTCTCCATAACAGAAACATCGATGCAGGCATAACGGCAAGGGGCTTGAATGGCGAAGCTTACCGGGGTCATATCTTCTGGGATGAGATATTTATTCTGCCGTTCTTTAACAGAACCTTCCCTGAAATTTCCAGAGCACTGCTCATGTACCGCTACAACAGGCTCGACGCAGCAAGAGAATACGCCCGTGAAAACGGTTACAGAGGAGCCATGTACCCCTGGCAGACTGCCGATGACGGACAGGAAGACACCCAGATCATTCATTTCAATCCGAAAAGCGGAAGCTGGGGCCCGGATCTCAGCCGCAAGCAACGCCATGTCTCTATTGCGGTTTTCTACAATACATGGAGCTATATCTACAATTCCGGCGACACCGCATTTCTTGATGAGTACGGCGCCGAACTGATGTTTGAAATCGCCCGTTTCTGGGCCAGCATTGCAACCTTTTCAAAGGAAACGGGAAAATATCATATCGAAGGGGTCATGGGACCGGACGAGTTTCATGAAACACTGCCGGGAAGCGGTGTGGAAGGAATAAAAGACAACTCCTATACCAACATCATGGTAGTCTGGCTTTTCGAGAAAGCCGTAGAGATCAGTGAAACCATCGATGAAACCGCATTGAGAAACCTGCTTGAAAAAATCCATCTCGGATTTGACGAGCTGCAGAAATGGCGCGATATCAGTACCTCAATGAATATTCTGATTGACAGCGAGGGAATTCTGGAACAGTTCGACGGTTACATGAGCCTCAAGGAGCTCGACTGGGTTCATTACCGCTCTACATACGGCAATATTCATCGCATGGACCGCATTCTCAAGGCGGAAGGCGATACCCCCGATCATTACAAGGTAGCCAAGCAGGCCGATGTGCTGATGACGTTCTACACGCTCGCACCATCAGAAGTAGCTCATCTTCTTGAAAAAAACGGCTATTCCGTGCCCGATCCGGGTAAACTGGTTCGCGAAAACTACGCTTACTACGAACCGAGAACCAGCCATGGCTCAACGCTGAGCAAAGTCGTTCATTCCATTATTTCCAGCTATCTTGACGACGGCCATGAAACGGCATGGAAATGGTTTCTCGAAGCGCTTAAAAGCGATATCAACGACACTCAGGGAGGCACCACGCAAGAGGGCATCCACAGTGGCGTAATGGCTGGAACTCTTGATACGGTAGTAAGATACTTTGCCGGCATATCGTTTGAAAACGGCATGCTCAATGTAAACCCGAACCTGCCGGCTCACTGGAAAAAACTCGATCTCAACGTCTGTTTCCGGGAGAACAGCTATGCAATCACGCTCACTCCGGAATCCATAACCGTGATGCTGAGAAATTCAGAAAACGAGGAGGCTCCGGCCTGTATAGCCGGCGAACCCGTTACCCTGCAGAAAGGGACTTCTGTTGCAATGGCATAA
- the queA gene encoding tRNA preQ1(34) S-adenosylmethionine ribosyltransferase-isomerase QueA: MRLSNFRYTLPKTKIADHPVSPRDSCKLMVLNRRKKEIEHKVFEDIVSYFKKGDLLVVNNSRVFPAKIFGQKEKTDAKIEVFLLRVLNKEAGLWDVLVDPARKVRVGNKIYFDEDVVAEVVDNTTSRGRTIRFLNPEIDVFSLVERIGHVPLPPYFTRKPKETDKENYQTVYASQTGAVVAPMAGLHFTMPLLQKIQKIGVKILPITLHPSLSTFNAIEVEDVSKHKMDSEYFNIPYQTAMEINETKINKTGRVIAVGTTTCRVLEANATVDGKIKFGRGWTDKFIYPPYQFKVTDALLTNFQQPETTLLMVVSAFAEHRLLMEAYKTAMKSDYQFLAYGDAMFIH; this comes from the coding sequence ATGCGCCTGTCCAATTTCAGATATACCCTGCCAAAAACAAAAATTGCCGATCATCCGGTTTCGCCGCGCGATAGCTGTAAACTCATGGTTCTGAACCGGAGAAAAAAAGAGATCGAACACAAAGTTTTTGAGGATATTGTTTCCTATTTCAAAAAAGGCGACTTGCTGGTTGTCAACAACAGCAGGGTTTTTCCTGCAAAAATTTTTGGCCAGAAAGAAAAGACCGACGCAAAAATCGAAGTCTTTCTCCTCAGGGTGCTCAACAAAGAGGCCGGATTATGGGATGTTCTGGTCGATCCGGCCCGCAAGGTTCGGGTTGGCAATAAAATATATTTTGACGAGGATGTCGTTGCCGAAGTGGTTGACAATACAACATCAAGAGGCAGAACAATCCGGTTCCTGAATCCTGAAATCGATGTATTCAGCCTTGTTGAAAGAATCGGTCATGTACCGCTGCCTCCGTACTTCACCAGAAAGCCGAAAGAGACGGACAAAGAGAACTACCAGACGGTTTATGCATCGCAGACCGGAGCTGTTGTCGCACCCATGGCAGGTCTGCATTTCACGATGCCTCTTTTGCAGAAAATCCAGAAAATAGGGGTTAAAATACTTCCTATCACCCTTCATCCGAGCTTGAGTACATTCAACGCCATAGAGGTTGAAGATGTGTCAAAACACAAAATGGATTCGGAATATTTCAATATTCCTTACCAGACGGCTATGGAGATCAACGAAACCAAGATAAACAAAACCGGACGCGTCATCGCTGTCGGAACAACCACGTGCAGGGTTCTTGAAGCTAACGCCACAGTTGACGGCAAGATCAAGTTCGGACGAGGATGGACAGATAAATTTATCTATCCTCCCTATCAGTTCAAGGTTACCGATGCACTCCTCACCAATTTTCAGCAGCCGGAAACAACGCTATTAATGGTGGTCAGCGCATTTGCCGAACATCGACTGCTCATGGAAGCCTATAAAACCGCCATGAAAAGCGATTACCAGTTTCTCGCCTATGGAGATGCCATGTTCATACATTAA
- the ispD gene encoding 2-C-methyl-D-erythritol 4-phosphate cytidylyltransferase: MNAHAIIAASGIGKRMQLQSGISKQLLEIGGFPVIYHTLKAFECASTIQSVSIATRAENIETLLEMRLTYGFHKLQAVIEGGKERQDSIRNCIKAIEKEMAASGKEPDIIMVHDGARPFIRPSEIDAISALTMQYGACVPATKPKDTIKFIGNDPGFFGETPDRNRLMQVQTPQSFRSRTLIQAHEQAELEAWYGTDDASLVERFFPEQLIRVYETGYHNIKITTPEDVAVAEAIFGRLMENENNG; this comes from the coding sequence ATCAATGCCCACGCCATTATTGCTGCAAGCGGAATCGGTAAACGCATGCAGCTGCAAAGCGGCATAAGCAAACAACTGCTTGAAATCGGAGGCTTTCCGGTTATCTACCATACGCTCAAAGCTTTTGAGTGCGCATCAACCATACAGTCGGTCTCCATAGCGACACGAGCTGAAAATATTGAAACCCTGCTGGAGATGCGCCTGACGTACGGGTTCCATAAACTGCAGGCCGTGATCGAAGGGGGGAAGGAAAGGCAGGACTCTATAAGAAACTGCATCAAGGCCATTGAAAAGGAGATGGCTGCCTCCGGGAAAGAACCGGACATCATCATGGTACACGACGGCGCTCGTCCGTTCATCAGGCCTTCTGAAATCGATGCCATATCAGCCCTGACGATGCAGTATGGGGCTTGTGTCCCGGCAACGAAACCCAAAGACACCATTAAATTCATCGGCAACGATCCCGGATTTTTTGGCGAAACTCCTGACAGAAACCGGTTAATGCAGGTGCAGACTCCGCAAAGTTTCAGAAGCCGCACGCTCATTCAGGCTCATGAACAGGCCGAGCTTGAAGCCTGGTATGGAACAGATGATGCATCGCTGGTAGAACGTTTTTTTCCGGAACAGCTTATCCGTGTTTATGAAACCGGATATCACAATATCAAAATCACAACTCCGGAAGACGTTGCCGTCGCAGAGGCGATTTTCGGCAGACTTATGGAAAACGAAAATAATGGATAG
- a CDS encoding hotdog fold thioesterase, translating into MSAASIFSVSVSPQEINETQIVEGQMARHLGIEMVEVGSDFMIARMPVDHRTIQRIGILHGGASLALAETVGSIAASYCVDRNRKYIVGQEINANHIRPVKEGYVYATATPLHLGKSSHVWDIKIRNDAEKLVCVSRFTVAVLNRQEE; encoded by the coding sequence ATGTCAGCAGCATCGATCTTTTCTGTCTCCGTCTCCCCGCAAGAAATCAATGAAACCCAGATCGTCGAAGGTCAGATGGCACGTCATCTCGGCATTGAAATGGTTGAGGTTGGATCGGATTTCATGATTGCGCGAATGCCGGTCGATCATCGAACCATTCAGCGCATAGGCATCCTTCACGGAGGAGCCTCGCTTGCACTCGCAGAAACCGTCGGCAGCATTGCCGCATCGTATTGTGTTGACCGGAACCGGAAATATATTGTCGGGCAGGAGATCAATGCCAATCATATTCGCCCGGTGAAGGAAGGTTATGTCTATGCTACGGCTACCCCACTGCATCTCGGAAAAAGCTCTCATGTATGGGATATTAAAATCCGTAATGATGCAGAGAAACTTGTCTGTGTAAGCCGATTTACCGTAGCGGTACTCAACCGGCAGGAAGAATGA
- a CDS encoding B12-binding domain-containing radical SAM protein — MQTEQSDTVISSFAPAAGYSEELLHQLASKQKSRKKWLLVQPVSNTSMMVDSGTVSMPLNLIMVATIAGKLFDVTFIDERLGEQVPDDLSGYDVIAITSRTLNASKAYRIGDAALRQGKIVILGGVHPTMLHEEASQHCTSVVYGEIESIWTELATDVLTGKMQPIYRAKTLKPMSDMHRPDFSYALNAKNAKKYSSLIPILATKGCPVGCNFCTTPTIYGKNYRYRELDLVLEEMRYHQERLGKQKINFSFMDDNISFRPKYFMTLLEEMAKLGVHWNANISMNFLDKPEVAELAGRSGCDLLSIGFESLNPETLKSVQKGSNRLGNYEKVVSNLHNNGIAIQGYFMFGFDNDTEESFQLTYDFIMKNRIEFPVFSLVTPFPGTPYFDEMKSRVRHLDWDKYDTYHYMFEPNKMSGEKLLENFVKLQKEVYKGRSIMQRMKGKPLNWVWFVNYMMHRFTKKLSPEYYY, encoded by the coding sequence ATGCAGACCGAACAATCCGACACAGTGATATCATCGTTTGCCCCCGCCGCAGGTTATTCCGAAGAGCTTCTGCACCAGCTCGCATCGAAACAGAAATCAAGAAAAAAATGGCTGCTGGTTCAACCGGTCAGCAACACCAGCATGATGGTTGATTCCGGCACAGTCAGTATGCCGCTGAACCTCATTATGGTTGCCACAATAGCCGGAAAGCTCTTCGATGTCACGTTTATCGATGAACGGCTCGGCGAACAGGTTCCTGATGATCTCTCGGGATATGATGTCATAGCAATCACATCTCGTACCCTTAACGCCAGTAAGGCCTACCGCATCGGCGATGCGGCGCTCCGTCAGGGAAAAATCGTCATTCTCGGGGGCGTGCACCCTACCATGCTGCACGAAGAAGCTTCACAGCACTGCACCAGCGTCGTGTACGGAGAGATCGAATCGATCTGGACTGAACTGGCGACTGACGTGCTTACAGGAAAAATGCAGCCGATATACCGGGCAAAAACGCTCAAACCGATGAGTGATATGCACCGCCCGGATTTCAGTTATGCCCTCAACGCGAAAAACGCGAAAAAATACAGCTCACTGATCCCCATCCTCGCGACCAAAGGATGTCCGGTCGGCTGTAATTTCTGCACGACGCCTACTATTTACGGCAAAAATTACCGGTACAGGGAACTCGACCTCGTGCTCGAAGAGATGCGCTACCACCAGGAACGACTTGGCAAGCAGAAGATCAACTTCTCGTTCATGGACGACAACATCAGCTTCAGACCGAAGTATTTCATGACGCTGCTCGAAGAGATGGCAAAGCTCGGCGTGCACTGGAACGCCAATATCTCCATGAACTTCCTCGACAAACCCGAAGTCGCCGAACTGGCCGGACGTTCAGGCTGCGACCTTCTCAGTATAGGGTTCGAATCGCTCAATCCAGAAACCCTGAAAAGCGTCCAGAAGGGTTCCAACCGTCTCGGCAATTACGAAAAGGTTGTCAGCAACCTGCATAACAACGGTATCGCCATACAGGGTTATTTCATGTTCGGTTTCGACAACGATACCGAAGAGAGCTTCCAGCTCACTTACGACTTCATCATGAAAAACCGCATCGAGTTCCCGGTATTTTCACTGGTGACGCCCTTCCCCGGAACGCCCTACTTCGATGAAATGAAATCCCGTGTACGACATCTCGACTGGGACAAGTACGACACCTACCACTATATGTTCGAGCCGAACAAAATGAGCGGCGAAAAACTTCTCGAAAACTTCGTTAAACTGCAGAAAGAGGTTTACAAGGGCCGCTCGATCATGCAACGCATGAAGGGCAAACCGCTGAACTGGGTATGGTTCGTGAACTACATGATGCACCGCTTCACCAAAAAGCTCTCGCCGGAATATTACTACTGA
- a CDS encoding CsgG/HfaB family protein, whose protein sequence is MLRFTNNTYAGWWHGGVGYELQDMLISELASTNSFRVLERRELDAVLNEQDLGASGRINPKTRARLGKVTGAKYLVAATVSAFEHNTSGGGGGISYGGISLGGKQDKAYMAVDLKVIDVETGEIYDARTVEATSKSSGIRVGVYRGGFGGHLNQYKDTPVGKAIRGCIIEIVDYLQCSLVEGKNSGCMDEYSQKDRNRREKTKKSIDLE, encoded by the coding sequence GTGCTGAGGTTTACAAATAACACCTATGCGGGATGGTGGCATGGTGGGGTCGGATATGAGTTGCAGGATATGCTTATTTCCGAGCTGGCGTCTACGAACAGTTTTCGGGTACTCGAGAGAAGAGAACTCGATGCAGTACTCAATGAACAGGATCTCGGCGCATCCGGGAGGATTAATCCTAAAACAAGAGCGAGATTAGGGAAAGTTACCGGGGCAAAATACCTCGTGGCAGCTACGGTATCGGCTTTCGAGCACAATACGAGTGGTGGCGGCGGCGGTATCTCCTATGGCGGAATCAGCCTGGGAGGAAAACAGGACAAAGCTTACATGGCTGTTGACCTGAAAGTGATCGATGTGGAAACCGGCGAGATCTATGATGCCAGGACGGTCGAAGCGACATCAAAATCAAGCGGTATCAGGGTTGGAGTATATCGTGGCGGCTTTGGTGGCCATCTCAATCAGTATAAGGATACTCCCGTAGGAAAGGCGATCAGAGGGTGTATCATTGAGATAGTCGATTATCTTCAGTGCTCGCTCGTGGAGGGCAAAAACAGTGGCTGTATGGATGAATACAGTCAGAAGGACAGAAACAGAAGGGAGAAGACCAAAAAGTCGATCGACCTTGAATAA
- the aspS gene encoding aspartate--tRNA ligase has protein sequence MYRAEESMMPLENRFRTDYCGLLGVGSENRSVRLGGWVHRKRDHGGLIFIDLRDHTGVCQLVIQPEQQALFNAVEHLHAESVICIEGTVVLRSSETVNTRLASGEIEVVVSSVIIESDAQPLPFPVADEVPTSEELRLKYRFIDLRREKIHENIIFRSRLTAMVRRYLEEREFIEIQTPILTSSSPEGARDFLVPSRLHPGKFYALPQAPQQFKQLLMVSGFPRYFQIAPCFRDEDARADRSPGEFYQIDMEMAFIEQNDLFEILEGMFKHLTENMSQKRITQFPFPRISYREVMNRFGSDKPDLRIPLEIQDVTSLFVNSSFKVFASNTKEGTCVKALVLKGRGGESRMFYDKAEKRARELGSAGLAYIQFREEGPKGPIVKFLGEAEMEVLKEQLGLETGDVVFFGAGKWESTCKIMGGMRIYFADLFDLDKDELSFCWIVDFPMYEYNEEAKKIDFSHNPFSMPQGEMEALETMQPLDILAYQYDIVCNGIELSSGAIRNHRPDIMYRAFEIAGYTKEEVDSRFGHMIDAFKLGAPPHGGIAPGLDRMVMILRDEQNIREVIAFPMNQQAQDLMMSAPSEVMAQQLKELHLKIDLPPVKEAK, from the coding sequence ATGTATAGAGCTGAAGAGAGCATGATGCCTCTTGAAAACCGTTTTCGGACAGATTATTGTGGTCTGCTTGGAGTCGGCAGTGAAAACCGTTCCGTCAGGCTGGGCGGTTGGGTTCACAGAAAAAGAGATCATGGCGGACTTATTTTTATCGATCTGAGGGATCATACGGGTGTTTGTCAGCTGGTTATTCAGCCGGAGCAGCAGGCGCTCTTCAATGCTGTCGAACATCTGCATGCCGAATCGGTCATCTGTATCGAGGGTACGGTTGTCCTGCGGAGTTCCGAAACCGTCAATACCCGTCTTGCTTCCGGTGAAATAGAGGTTGTGGTCAGCAGTGTCATTATTGAAAGCGATGCCCAGCCGCTTCCTTTTCCCGTTGCCGACGAAGTACCGACCTCCGAGGAGTTACGCCTGAAGTATCGTTTTATCGATCTTCGCCGCGAGAAGATTCATGAAAATATCATTTTCCGCAGTCGCCTGACCGCAATGGTTCGCCGTTACCTCGAAGAGCGGGAATTTATCGAGATTCAGACGCCGATTCTCACATCGAGTTCTCCTGAAGGAGCAAGGGATTTTCTTGTACCGAGCCGTCTTCATCCGGGGAAATTCTATGCCTTGCCACAGGCGCCGCAGCAGTTCAAGCAGTTGCTGATGGTATCAGGTTTTCCTCGCTATTTCCAGATAGCCCCCTGTTTCAGAGATGAGGATGCCCGCGCCGATCGGAGTCCCGGAGAGTTTTACCAGATCGATATGGAAATGGCTTTTATCGAACAGAACGACCTTTTCGAGATTCTTGAAGGCATGTTCAAACATCTGACCGAGAACATGTCGCAGAAGCGGATCACGCAGTTTCCGTTTCCCCGCATCAGCTACAGGGAGGTGATGAATCGTTTCGGAAGCGATAAGCCGGATCTGAGAATACCGCTTGAAATTCAGGATGTGACATCGCTTTTCGTCAACTCTTCGTTCAAGGTGTTTGCATCGAATACCAAAGAAGGTACTTGCGTCAAGGCGCTTGTATTAAAAGGTCGCGGCGGAGAATCACGCATGTTTTACGATAAAGCCGAAAAACGCGCCCGCGAACTTGGTTCGGCAGGTCTTGCCTATATTCAGTTCAGGGAGGAAGGCCCGAAAGGTCCGATCGTAAAGTTTCTCGGTGAAGCCGAAATGGAGGTGCTGAAAGAGCAGCTTGGTCTTGAGACCGGCGACGTGGTGTTTTTCGGTGCAGGCAAATGGGAGTCTACCTGCAAGATCATGGGCGGTATGCGGATCTATTTCGCCGATCTCTTTGATCTCGACAAGGATGAACTTTCCTTCTGCTGGATCGTCGATTTTCCCATGTACGAATACAACGAAGAGGCCAAAAAGATCGATTTCTCGCACAATCCGTTTTCCATGCCGCAGGGCGAAATGGAGGCTCTCGAAACCATGCAGCCACTCGACATTCTCGCTTATCAGTACGATATCGTATGCAACGGCATCGAGCTTTCCAGCGGTGCTATCCGCAATCATCGCCCCGATATCATGTATCGGGCGTTCGAGATTGCCGGTTATACGAAAGAGGAAGTTGACAGCCGGTTCGGTCACATGATCGATGCCTTCAAGCTCGGCGCACCGCCTCACGGCGGCATTGCTCCGGGTTTGGACAGAATGGTCATGATCCTGCGAGACGAGCAGAACATTCGTGAAGTCATAGCCTTTCCGATGAACCAGCAGGCCCAGGATCTCATGATGTCCGCACCTTCCGAGGTCATGGCTCAGCAGTTGAAGGAACTTCATCTCAAGATCGATCTGCCACCGGTGAAGGAGGCAAAGTAG
- a CDS encoding DNA polymerase III subunit gamma/tau, which produces MAVTHTGFNEQKRADIDLGTWQKKLSGFGSGFMPSSHRQNVPASLIAESSPELLASLPDLESLKVEWHQFLEAVARADHSVLSAHLNACEPVSCSDRGIFTVSCCRKFSYEELLQELPALQKELAAFYRLPLLLRLVYDAEKDACTKEKTVFTLFQDLSRKNEVVQFIIREFGGELLY; this is translated from the coding sequence ATGGCCGTTACGCATACCGGTTTCAATGAACAGAAAAGAGCGGATATCGATCTCGGCACATGGCAGAAAAAACTTTCCGGTTTTGGTTCAGGTTTTATGCCTTCATCGCATCGCCAAAACGTTCCGGCTTCCCTGATTGCGGAATCTTCTCCTGAACTGCTTGCTTCATTGCCGGATCTTGAGTCACTTAAAGTAGAGTGGCACCAGTTTCTCGAAGCGGTAGCCCGTGCCGATCACAGTGTTCTGAGTGCCCATCTGAACGCATGTGAACCGGTTTCATGCAGCGACAGGGGAATATTTACGGTTTCATGCTGCAGGAAGTTCTCTTATGAAGAACTGCTGCAGGAACTGCCTGCGCTGCAGAAAGAGCTCGCAGCGTTTTATCGGCTGCCTTTGCTTCTCCGTCTGGTTTACGATGCAGAAAAAGATGCCTGTACCAAAGAGAAAACGGTCTTCACCCTTTTTCAGGATCTTTCCCGTAAAAATGAAGTCGTACAGTTCATCATAAGGGAATTCGGAGGTGAACTGCTCTATTGA